The proteins below are encoded in one region of Segatella copri:
- a CDS encoding DUF4903 domain-containing protein has protein sequence MKANFKKNIAFLSLLFFAVFAFCSCSSDEEITNSDANSELVKEATNYLNGEIVLSTNATMNGVNKTLLPEGCPTKFKFEWSKTDAQTFTISLLDFTVGNMGMIINFKCDVKTMVLNSWEQKEYTGDGWIKFKGEDGSVWGTDTDGSASSAKGSSVQGYYNAKTHEIQFIVNYNMMNVRSECFLQTIDKNRINNYAAEFEQYEKDLAAYKKEHGIK, from the coding sequence ATGAAAGCAAACTTCAAGAAAAACATCGCCTTCCTATCTTTGCTTTTTTTCGCTGTTTTTGCATTTTGTTCTTGTTCTTCTGATGAAGAAATCACTAACTCTGATGCAAATTCTGAACTTGTGAAAGAGGCAACAAACTATCTCAATGGCGAGATTGTACTTAGTACAAATGCAACGATGAATGGAGTGAACAAAACCCTTTTACCAGAGGGATGTCCTACAAAGTTTAAGTTTGAGTGGAGTAAGACTGACGCACAAACATTCACCATTTCTTTGCTTGACTTCACGGTCGGAAACATGGGAATGATTATCAATTTTAAGTGTGATGTCAAGACCATGGTTCTCAACTCTTGGGAGCAGAAAGAATATACAGGTGATGGTTGGATAAAGTTTAAGGGTGAAGATGGCTCTGTATGGGGTACAGATACAGATGGCTCTGCATCAAGTGCAAAAGGCAGTAGCGTGCAAGGCTATTACAATGCCAAAACACACGAAATTCAGTTCATCGTAAACTATAACATGATGAATGTACGTTCAGAATGTTTCTTGCAAACAATAGACAAGAATCGCATCAACAATTATGCAGCTGAATTTGAACAGTACGAAAAAGACTTGGCTGCGTATAAAAAGGAGCACGGAATCAAATAA
- a CDS encoding NigD1/NigD2 family lipoprotein, which translates to MRKIDFKKIGLAAMMLLSALTFQSCDNDNDTDWDRVFPNALVTVKKSGDACYLQLDDNTTLLAKNLKPTIFDGKEVRALVNYTQTSEKSEKYNQVIHVNWIDSILTKKPVPSLGSDTENREKYGDDMVDIVRDWVTVAEDGYLTLRFRALWGGQKVHYINLVTGVNPENPYEVELRHNANGDPQNYWRDALVAFNLNDAVPDTEGKTVKLTIRWRSSHGYKKVDFDYCSRKPISSPKMLEGYSQEGRDIR; encoded by the coding sequence ATGAGAAAAATTGATTTCAAGAAGATCGGGCTGGCAGCGATGATGCTCCTGTCGGCCCTCACATTCCAGTCGTGCGATAACGATAACGATACAGACTGGGACCGCGTTTTCCCTAACGCACTGGTAACCGTGAAGAAGAGTGGCGATGCCTGCTATCTGCAGCTCGACGACAACACCACGCTGCTCGCCAAGAACCTGAAACCTACCATCTTTGACGGTAAGGAGGTTCGCGCCCTGGTCAACTACACGCAGACCTCGGAGAAGAGCGAGAAGTATAACCAGGTGATTCACGTCAACTGGATAGACAGCATCCTGACCAAGAAGCCAGTTCCATCGCTCGGTTCTGATACCGAGAACCGCGAGAAGTATGGCGACGACATGGTCGACATCGTTCGCGACTGGGTAACGGTGGCAGAAGATGGCTATCTCACCCTCCGTTTCCGGGCTCTCTGGGGCGGTCAGAAGGTGCATTACATCAACCTCGTTACAGGTGTGAATCCTGAGAATCCTTACGAGGTAGAGCTGCGCCACAATGCCAATGGCGACCCTCAGAACTACTGGCGCGATGCCCTCGTAGCGTTCAATCTGAACGATGCCGTGCCTGATACCGAAGGCAAGACGGTGAAGCTTACCATCCGCTGGCGTTCCAGCCATGGCTACAAGAAGGTAGATTTCGACTACTGTTCGCGCAAGCCTATCAGCAGCCCGAAGATGCTCGAAGGATATAGCCAGGAAGGAAGAGATATCCGATAA
- a CDS encoding aminotransferase class IV family protein: MAQQFVETIKIVNGKTQALAYHQERMERTICKFFPSLCNASMPSLEKLINPTESMDFYKARVVYGEQGVEAVEYAPYFIRNINSLQVVADDTITYGYKSTDRSRLNALVAQKGNRDDIIIVKHGLLTDTSFTNLAIFDGKHWVTPRHPLLPGTKRAALLDKGMIQEADITLEDLRNANKVSLFNAMIEFGEREIAMENVHF; the protein is encoded by the coding sequence ATGGCACAGCAATTCGTAGAGACAATAAAGATTGTGAATGGAAAGACACAAGCTCTTGCATACCATCAGGAAAGAATGGAAAGAACGATCTGTAAGTTCTTTCCTTCATTATGCAATGCGTCTATGCCTTCATTGGAAAAACTGATAAATCCAACGGAAAGCATGGATTTTTACAAGGCGAGAGTGGTGTATGGCGAACAAGGTGTTGAAGCAGTAGAATATGCTCCGTATTTTATTCGAAACATAAACTCCCTTCAAGTGGTCGCAGACGACACGATAACGTATGGCTACAAAAGTACCGACCGCAGTCGCCTCAATGCCTTGGTCGCACAGAAAGGGAACCGTGACGACATCATCATCGTCAAACATGGACTTTTAACGGATACCTCATTCACGAATCTTGCCATATTTGACGGCAAACATTGGGTGACTCCCAGACATCCCTTATTGCCAGGCACAAAAAGAGCCGCACTATTGGACAAGGGAATGATACAAGAAGCAGATATTACATTGGAAGATTTGCGAAATGCCAACAAGGTAAGTCTTTTTAATGCAATGATTGAGTTTGGTGAAAGAGAAATAGCAATGGAGAATGTCCACTTCTGA
- a CDS encoding aminodeoxychorismate synthase component I translates to MKQNIIDRINHLANEKEPFLFVINYAGSEAYIRKLSEIAIDECLYDFEGITNVKRQSLSSATKHPTWKVFEPNFEDYTKSFETVKSNILRGNSYLANLTCKVALDCNLTLEDIFLRAKGKYKILLIDNNSNRRFVCFSPETFVKIKNGMIYSYPMKGTIDASLPEAEQVLMGDKKEAAEHATIVDLIRNDLSRVAEHVRVDKYRYIDVLHTNKGNILQTSSEISGKLPTGYQKHIGNILDAMLPAGSITGAPKDKTMEIIHEAEGYDRGFYTGVMGIYNNGELNSAVMIRFLENDGIGTYFKAGGGITSKSDCRKEYEEVLQKVYLPFE, encoded by the coding sequence ATGAAACAAAATATTATAGACCGTATCAATCATTTGGCTAACGAAAAGGAGCCTTTCCTTTTTGTCATCAACTATGCAGGTTCGGAAGCATACATACGGAAGCTGTCTGAAATAGCTATCGATGAATGCCTTTATGACTTTGAGGGTATAACCAATGTAAAACGGCAGTCACTCTCTTCGGCTACCAAACATCCGACGTGGAAAGTGTTTGAGCCAAATTTTGAAGATTACACGAAAAGTTTTGAAACCGTCAAAAGCAACATCTTGCGTGGAAACAGTTATCTTGCCAACCTTACTTGTAAGGTTGCTTTGGACTGCAACCTTACGTTGGAGGACATCTTCCTACGTGCTAAAGGCAAGTATAAGATTCTACTAATAGACAATAATAGCAATAGACGGTTCGTGTGCTTCTCGCCGGAAACATTCGTGAAGATAAAGAACGGAATGATATATTCTTATCCGATGAAGGGCACGATTGACGCGTCCTTACCCGAAGCAGAGCAAGTGTTGATGGGAGATAAAAAAGAAGCAGCCGAACATGCTACCATTGTGGATCTGATTCGAAATGACCTTAGCCGTGTGGCGGAGCATGTAAGGGTGGATAAATACCGTTATATTGATGTGCTCCATACCAATAAGGGGAATATTCTCCAGACCAGTTCCGAAATAAGCGGCAAGTTGCCAACTGGTTATCAAAAGCACATCGGAAACATATTGGATGCAATGTTGCCCGCAGGTTCCATAACAGGTGCGCCAAAGGACAAGACTATGGAAATAATCCATGAGGCGGAAGGCTATGACCGTGGATTCTATACAGGAGTCATGGGTATATATAATAATGGTGAACTCAACTCGGCTGTAATGATACGCTTTCTTGAAAATGACGGTATAGGAACGTATTTCAAGGCAGGAGGAGGCATTACTTCGAAGAGTGATTGCAGAAAAGAATACGAGGAAGTGTTACAAAAAGTGTATCTTCCTTTTGAATAG
- a CDS encoding smalltalk protein, translated as MKASTWKTILQIAISFLTAIATTLGVTSCSSF; from the coding sequence ATGAAAGCAAGTACCTGGAAAACAATTTTGCAGATTGCAATCTCCTTCCTTACAGCCATCGCTACCACCCTCGGTGTAACAAGCTGCAGCAGCTTTTAA
- a CDS encoding outer membrane beta-barrel family protein produces MKVRYAYVSVLLLMSFSTIANVWASSSLSPDGRAFSYAVSSDTVRESRALSEGDGDSVETQKEDSIFKTLNLGEVVVTAAMKEVEMKGDTTVINANAFQTPEGAYLEELLKRVPGLEYEKQNKTITYNGLPIHEINVNGESFFGGNSTLALENLPAKLVSKIKVYDKRSELEKITKVRKGGENYVLDLQTKREFNGTLITSAGIGRGNNEKKEAELISNLFRQTGDNISVIARSGNRYMTSRYPDNRQDNVAMNFAKKFSKRFTLYGNMMYNHYASGNESTLYSEQYLTTGNRYQNSASTSTNRNTMGNGSLGMRWSLDDKTYFNIGGNFSKSKSDNTSDSQQSTSSEGDERINSITRNSDSKSDSHSFSVNADITRVFNDKGTSISLTGSYSDSKSTNESHSLSETTYYQLESSLGGDSVLYRNQYQHSPSTNRAYSVGINLTQPLAENLRLQLGYRYAATRQMSDRSTYESEVYMDSLSNHTLSKTITHDLSLYLNYDGKQWEANAGVLMQPERRSLDQKTGLLHADTVRTSVNWNPQLNVSWHRGKTRFELNYDGSSRQPDLGSLMSLTDNSDPLHITHGNPSLKASYNQNFRLTGRNTRLGLSGDVNFSNTYNSQTQAVFYNLATGGTETYPVNVNGNWNMRASLRYQKRWKKRFNLSARTGANFSQSVALVNEGKSEEPDRSVTHNTSYNANLRLGYQPKWGGFDLQGDWRYRHATNQLRGTSNYTRSYNFSLNTYAELPLGFMVKSDAAYSFRNGTNIKKGEDDQVVWNLGASWRFLKKKQAELSLYWSDILSDKKNYYRNVTATGLTESRTSQIGSYFIISFRYRLNKQL; encoded by the coding sequence ATGAAGGTACGATATGCTTATGTGTCTGTGCTTTTGCTCATGTCCTTCTCAACAATAGCAAATGTATGGGCATCGTCTTCCCTTTCTCCTGACGGAAGGGCTTTCTCTTATGCTGTGTCGAGTGATACAGTAAGGGAGAGTCGTGCCTTGTCAGAGGGCGATGGCGACTCTGTGGAAACGCAAAAAGAAGATTCCATCTTTAAGACGCTCAACCTCGGCGAAGTGGTGGTTACTGCTGCCATGAAGGAGGTGGAAATGAAGGGCGATACCACGGTTATCAATGCCAATGCTTTCCAGACTCCTGAAGGAGCATACCTCGAAGAACTCTTGAAGCGAGTGCCTGGATTGGAATACGAAAAGCAGAACAAGACGATAACATATAATGGTCTTCCCATCCACGAAATCAATGTCAATGGCGAGAGTTTCTTTGGCGGCAACAGCACCCTCGCCCTCGAAAACCTGCCAGCCAAGTTGGTGAGCAAAATCAAGGTGTATGACAAGCGGAGCGAACTGGAGAAAATCACCAAGGTGCGCAAGGGCGGCGAAAACTATGTGCTCGACTTGCAGACCAAGCGAGAGTTCAACGGCACGCTGATTACTTCGGCTGGCATAGGCAGGGGCAACAACGAAAAGAAGGAAGCCGAGTTAATATCCAACCTCTTCCGCCAGACTGGCGACAACATCTCCGTGATAGCTCGAAGTGGCAACCGATACATGACTTCTCGCTATCCCGACAACCGACAGGACAACGTGGCGATGAACTTTGCCAAGAAGTTCTCCAAGCGATTCACCCTCTATGGCAACATGATGTACAACCATTATGCCAGTGGCAACGAGAGCACCCTATATAGCGAGCAATATCTCACCACAGGCAACCGTTACCAGAACTCGGCATCCACCAGCACCAATCGCAACACGATGGGCAATGGTTCGTTGGGCATGAGGTGGAGCTTGGATGACAAGACCTATTTTAATATAGGTGGAAACTTCAGCAAGTCGAAGAGCGACAACACCAGCGACAGCCAGCAATCCACCTCTTCAGAAGGCGATGAGCGTATCAACAGCATCACGAGAAACTCGGATTCGAAGAGCGACAGCCATTCGTTCTCCGTCAATGCCGACATCACCCGAGTGTTCAACGACAAGGGTACGAGCATCAGCCTCACGGGTAGTTACTCCGACAGCAAGAGTACCAACGAGTCACATTCCCTTTCCGAGACCACTTACTATCAGTTGGAGAGCAGTCTGGGTGGCGATTCCGTGCTTTATCGCAACCAATACCAGCACTCCCCCTCCACCAATCGTGCCTATTCCGTAGGCATCAACTTGACGCAACCCTTGGCTGAGAACTTGCGCCTGCAACTCGGTTATCGCTATGCTGCCACACGACAGATGAGCGACCGAAGTACTTACGAGAGCGAGGTGTATATGGATAGCCTAAGCAACCACACTCTGAGCAAGACCATTACCCACGACCTCAGCCTCTACCTCAATTATGATGGCAAGCAATGGGAGGCAAATGCAGGAGTGTTGATGCAGCCCGAGCGCAGGAGTCTTGACCAAAAGACCGGCTTGCTCCACGCCGACACGGTAAGGACGAGTGTGAACTGGAACCCACAGTTGAATGTGTCATGGCATCGGGGCAAGACTCGCTTCGAGCTGAATTATGACGGTAGTAGCCGACAGCCCGACCTCGGTAGCTTGATGTCGCTCACCGATAATAGCGACCCGCTGCACATCACCCATGGCAATCCTTCGCTCAAAGCATCCTATAATCAGAATTTCCGATTGACAGGTAGGAACACGCGCCTCGGGCTTTCGGGCGATGTTAATTTCAGCAACACCTATAACAGTCAGACGCAAGCCGTCTTTTACAACCTTGCCACTGGTGGCACGGAGACTTATCCTGTGAATGTGAATGGCAACTGGAATATGCGTGCCAGTCTTCGTTATCAGAAGCGATGGAAGAAGCGGTTCAATCTCTCCGCTCGCACAGGTGCCAACTTTAGCCAAAGTGTAGCCTTGGTGAACGAGGGGAAGAGCGAGGAGCCAGACCGCAGCGTCACCCACAATACGTCGTATAATGCCAACCTTCGCTTGGGTTATCAGCCGAAATGGGGAGGCTTCGACTTGCAGGGCGATTGGCGTTATCGCCATGCCACCAACCAACTCCGGGGTACATCCAACTATACCCGAAGCTATAACTTTTCGCTGAATACCTATGCAGAGCTTCCTCTTGGTTTCATGGTCAAGAGTGATGCTGCATACTCTTTCCGTAACGGCACGAACATCAAGAAAGGCGAGGACGACCAAGTGGTTTGGAACTTGGGGGCATCTTGGCGATTCCTCAAAAAGAAGCAAGCCGAGCTTTCGCTCTATTGGTCAGATATTCTCAGCGACAAGAAAAACTATTATCGCAATGTTACGGCGACAGGATTGACGGAAAGCCGTACCTCACAAATTGGCAGCTACTTCATCATCAGTTTTAGGTATCGGCTGAATAAGCAACTGTGA
- a CDS encoding DUF1016 N-terminal domain-containing protein, with the protein MQQIKRKNDGKGKYKLGRDIEAKQYTNNYGSGFYKNLSQDLKNEMPGVKGFSPTNLKYMSYFYKLYAPLAANRQQAADDFEEDLYKTDIQRVGDKKQNRLHGVDDFKILFFIPWFHHQRIIDKCKDDVNKENLSIAEMSGKKLDWFRKVCAAVL; encoded by the coding sequence TTGCAGCAAATAAAAAGAAAGAACGATGGCAAAGGAAAATATAAGCTGGGACGAGACATTGAAGCTAAGCAATATACCAACAATTATGGTTCTGGCTTTTACAAGAATCTCAGTCAGGACTTGAAGAATGAAATGCCGGGGGTGAAGGGATTCTCGCCAACCAATTTGAAGTACATGAGCTACTTTTATAAGCTCTATGCTCCATTGGCTGCAAATCGTCAGCAAGCTGCTGACGATTTTGAAGAGGACTTGTATAAAACAGATATTCAGCGAGTTGGAGATAAAAAACAAAATCGTCTACACGGTGTAGACGATTTCAAAATTCTATTCTTTATTCCATGGTTTCATCATCAACGTATCATCGACAAATGCAAGGATGATGTGAACAAAGAGAACTTATCCATAGCAGAAATGAGCGGCAAGAAACTCGACTGGTTCCGCAAGGTCTGTGCAGCAGTACTGTAA
- a CDS encoding TonB-dependent receptor — MNAKRGIIVLGLLSAASMPTWAQQIKGVVIDQKSKETLIGAVVTVDGTNVKAITNIDGNFQIDGLDKEKKYTLYINYVGYKTQKIDGVQAKDADQVIALQPDEQQLKEVTITAVERRNTDAAMIQVAKSSPVIVSNVSAQEISRTQDTNAGEVIRRVPGVSLIDDKFVMVRGLSQRYNNVWVNGGAVPSSEADSRAFSFDIIPSSQIDNLTIVKSPTAEYPADYSGGFIIVNTKEIPAENSFNIAVGGNWNTSSAFKDFSYSKGSGTDFLGFDNGLRNLNGGIHADLNPQLDANGKPVGDYATSLLGNGFNNDWLIKNKKPLGDLKLAASLNQRWMLGGRTLGMLAALNYTNEYRTYENMENNLYGIYDAANDKPNYLRHSIDDQYNNNVRLGAMLNFTFLSKDGNHKYQLKNIFNQLATSRYTWRDGVSAQSNLERSAEYYYRSRTTYNGQLTGKHTFTSDALDWSIGYAYANRHLPDRRRYLIDDALESGVYALSTGNDISREWTQLDEHILSLGVNDKHHFKFGNFEPDLQVGAYGEYRSREYQTRNFIYNWNVSDNNLPSDFRHSDIPTLLSSEANMGYDKLYLLEEKQMRNNYRGHNTLGAGYLTLSLPFGKLGIHAGVRFEHNDMELISNSRDYEKSESSRHYKTDDVFPSLNTTYKINDQHQVRLSYGRSINRPEFREVSSSVYYDFDLASNVQGNTELKNCYVDNLDLRYEWYPSRGELISLAVFYKHFDSPIEWTYTVAGGTDLIYSYKNAKSANNYGVELDIRKNLGFIGLKDFSWSFNGALIKSKVQFEKGAKEEDRPMQGQSPYLINTGIFYKNEPLKMDIALLYNRIGKRIIGVGRSEGSTGDDSNARVPHSYEMPRNTIDFSLAKKFGNHLELKLNVRDLLAEKIYYKQFADVTYSDGSKKEVEEIARCYKPGRNIGLQAIYKF; from the coding sequence ATGAATGCTAAAAGGGGAATTATTGTATTAGGATTGCTCTCGGCGGCTAGCATGCCAACGTGGGCGCAACAGATTAAGGGTGTGGTTATCGACCAGAAATCGAAAGAGACACTCATCGGTGCAGTCGTCACTGTGGATGGAACCAACGTGAAGGCTATCACCAACATCGACGGAAACTTCCAGATCGATGGATTGGATAAAGAAAAGAAATATACACTATATATTAACTATGTAGGATATAAGACTCAAAAAATTGACGGGGTTCAGGCGAAGGACGCAGACCAGGTGATCGCGCTGCAACCTGATGAACAGCAGCTGAAAGAGGTGACCATTACCGCAGTGGAAAGGCGTAATACGGATGCGGCAATGATACAGGTGGCCAAAAGCAGTCCCGTCATCGTGAGTAATGTTTCGGCACAGGAAATATCCAGAACTCAGGATACGAATGCGGGTGAGGTGATACGCCGAGTGCCAGGCGTGAGCCTCATCGACGATAAATTCGTGATGGTTCGCGGATTGTCACAGCGCTACAACAATGTGTGGGTGAACGGAGGAGCAGTGCCTAGTTCTGAGGCTGATTCCAGGGCATTCTCCTTCGACATCATCCCAAGTTCGCAGATTGACAACCTTACCATCGTGAAGTCGCCAACGGCTGAATATCCCGCTGATTACTCAGGCGGTTTCATCATCGTCAACACCAAGGAGATTCCGGCAGAAAACAGTTTCAACATCGCCGTGGGCGGAAACTGGAATACATCTTCTGCCTTCAAGGACTTTTCTTACTCAAAAGGTTCCGGAACCGATTTCCTTGGGTTCGATAATGGCTTGAGAAACCTGAATGGGGGCATCCATGCTGACTTGAATCCACAGCTCGATGCCAACGGAAAACCAGTGGGCGATTATGCTACTTCGCTCCTGGGCAACGGATTCAATAATGATTGGCTCATCAAGAACAAGAAGCCTTTGGGCGACTTGAAACTGGCAGCCAGCCTGAACCAGCGCTGGATGCTCGGCGGAAGAACACTCGGCATGCTCGCCGCCCTGAACTATACCAACGAATACCGCACCTACGAGAATATGGAGAACAATCTCTATGGAATCTATGATGCGGCAAACGACAAGCCAAACTATCTTCGTCACTCTATTGACGATCAGTATAATAATAACGTGAGACTCGGAGCAATGCTCAACTTCACCTTCCTTTCCAAGGACGGCAATCACAAGTATCAGCTCAAGAACATCTTCAACCAGTTGGCTACCAGCCGATATACCTGGCGTGATGGCGTGAGCGCCCAGTCGAACCTGGAGCGAAGCGCAGAGTATTACTACCGCAGTAGAACTACATATAACGGTCAGCTTACCGGTAAGCACACCTTCACTAGCGATGCCCTTGACTGGAGTATCGGGTATGCGTATGCCAACCGCCATTTGCCTGACCGTCGTAGATACCTCATCGACGATGCTCTAGAATCGGGCGTTTATGCCCTGAGCACCGGCAACGACATATCCCGCGAGTGGACTCAACTCGACGAACACATTCTCTCTCTTGGTGTAAATGACAAGCACCACTTCAAGTTTGGCAACTTTGAGCCAGACTTGCAAGTGGGTGCCTACGGGGAGTATCGCAGCCGAGAATACCAGACCCGCAACTTCATCTACAACTGGAATGTTTCAGATAACAACCTGCCATCCGACTTCCGCCACAGCGACATCCCAACCCTGCTCTCCAGCGAGGCAAACATGGGTTACGACAAGCTGTATCTTCTGGAGGAAAAGCAGATGCGCAACAACTACCGCGGACACAACACCTTAGGCGCAGGATACCTGACGTTGTCTCTCCCCTTTGGCAAACTCGGCATCCACGCCGGTGTCCGCTTCGAGCATAATGATATGGAACTCATCTCCAATTCCCGTGACTACGAGAAGAGTGAATCGAGCCGTCATTACAAGACCGATGATGTTTTTCCATCTCTCAATACAACATATAAGATCAACGACCAGCACCAGGTGCGACTGTCGTATGGCCGCAGTATTAACCGCCCGGAATTCCGTGAAGTATCGTCGTCGGTGTATTACGACTTCGACCTTGCCAGCAATGTGCAGGGAAACACTGAGTTGAAGAACTGTTATGTCGATAACCTCGACCTGCGATATGAGTGGTATCCATCCCGTGGAGAGCTCATTTCGCTGGCAGTCTTCTACAAGCACTTCGATTCTCCTATCGAGTGGACCTATACGGTGGCAGGTGGCACTGACTTGATTTACTCTTACAAGAATGCGAAGAGTGCTAACAACTATGGTGTGGAGCTGGATATCAGAAAGAATCTCGGATTCATAGGATTGAAGGATTTCAGTTGGTCGTTTAACGGTGCTCTCATCAAGAGCAAGGTGCAGTTTGAGAAGGGAGCGAAGGAAGAAGACAGACCGATGCAGGGTCAGTCGCCATACCTTATCAACACCGGCATCTTCTATAAGAACGAGCCATTAAAGATGGATATCGCCCTGCTTTACAACCGCATAGGCAAGCGAATCATCGGTGTGGGCAGAAGCGAGGGAAGCACAGGCGATGACTCAAACGCCAGAGTGCCTCACAGCTACGAGATGCCTCGCAACACCATCGACTTCTCGCTGGCTAAGAAATTCGGCAACCATCTGGAGCTGAAGCTCAACGTAAGGGATCTTCTTGCAGAAAAGATATATTACAAGCAGTTTGCCGATGTAACGTATAGCGACGGAAGCAAGAAGGAAGTAGAAGAAATAGCAAGATGCTACAAGCCGGGCAGAAACATCGGTTTGCAGGCAATCTATAAATTTTAG
- a CDS encoding HU family DNA-binding protein — protein MEQKGTLKYRKLQRTPQSGENAGKKKWYATAVTDREVDFEGFVSHISDHGSPYSRGTIHGVLMDALDHLQELILDGKSVRLSDLGLFSIGMTSKAEDTKEKVTAASVEGVHLIVRNTKSWSNSELRKKCKIQEYGGYTGTDEGGTSGGTSGGTEQGGGTSQGGSGTTGSGTQEGGGSQEGGDGLE, from the coding sequence ATGGAACAGAAAGGAACATTGAAGTATCGTAAGTTGCAGCGTACCCCACAGAGTGGCGAGAACGCAGGTAAGAAAAAGTGGTATGCCACTGCGGTAACCGACCGCGAGGTGGATTTCGAGGGATTCGTATCCCACATCTCTGACCACGGTTCGCCTTACTCCCGAGGTACTATCCACGGTGTGCTGATGGATGCTCTCGACCATCTGCAGGAGTTGATTCTCGACGGTAAGAGTGTGCGTCTCTCTGACCTCGGTCTGTTCTCCATCGGTATGACTTCGAAGGCGGAGGATACCAAGGAGAAGGTAACGGCTGCCAGCGTAGAGGGTGTACACCTGATTGTGAGAAACACAAAAAGCTGGAGCAACTCCGAGCTGCGCAAGAAGTGCAAGATTCAGGAGTACGGCGGCTATACTGGCACCGACGAGGGTGGCACCTCTGGTGGTACCTCAGGCGGCACTGAACAAGGCGGCGGCACCAGCCAGGGCGGCTCCGGAACTACCGGCAGCGGTACGCAGGAAGGCGGCGGCTCTCAGGAAGGCGGCGACGGGCTTGAATAA
- a CDS encoding ATP-binding protein, whose amino-acid sequence MERLAINELLKWKNKQYRKPLIIEGTRQVGKTWLVKEFARQNYKQLAYVNFEEMKILQNLFEQDFSIPRILTAIGAATNVTCTEGETLIFLDEIQAAPHAVTSLKYFAENAPGYHVIAAGSLLGIELHQGESFPVGKVDFLSLYPMNFIEFVMAMGEKNLAQLLQTKDWNMITMFAPKFQELLKYYYYVGGMPEAVLSFSQNRDWKEVRTIQKDILNSYQRDMSKHAPSEIIPRITDLWKSLPAQLSKENRKFIYGVVREGARAREYELALQWLLDAGLIYKVYNVKAPRLPLASYEDRAAFKIFVLDVGLLGAMSNLKAATIVAGNTIFTEFKGALTEQYVLQQLILRYEPYYYAKTNSTQEIDFLLQDEEDEIVPLEVKAETNVKAKSLRQFVADNQSKKAYRISMNDYLQEDWVTNVPLYAVNGLEFYSIQN is encoded by the coding sequence ATGGAAAGATTAGCTATCAATGAACTTCTGAAATGGAAGAATAAACAATATCGTAAACCTCTTATTATAGAGGGCACCAGACAGGTGGGAAAGACTTGGCTGGTGAAGGAGTTTGCCCGCCAGAATTACAAGCAGCTGGCATATGTGAACTTTGAAGAGATGAAGATCCTGCAGAATCTATTTGAACAGGATTTCAGTATTCCTAGAATTCTTACAGCTATTGGGGCTGCAACGAATGTAACCTGCACAGAGGGCGAAACGCTGATATTCCTGGATGAGATTCAGGCTGCCCCTCATGCTGTTACTTCTCTCAAATATTTTGCAGAGAATGCGCCGGGCTATCATGTCATAGCTGCAGGTTCTCTTCTGGGTATCGAACTGCATCAGGGGGAATCTTTTCCTGTGGGTAAGGTGGATTTTCTCTCTCTGTATCCAATGAACTTTATCGAGTTCGTGATGGCTATGGGGGAGAAGAATCTGGCGCAGCTGCTTCAGACGAAGGATTGGAATATGATAACGATGTTTGCTCCCAAGTTTCAGGAACTCTTGAAGTATTATTACTACGTGGGAGGCATGCCTGAAGCCGTATTGAGCTTTAGCCAGAATCGTGACTGGAAAGAGGTGAGAACCATACAGAAGGACATTCTGAACAGTTATCAGAGAGATATGTCGAAGCATGCTCCATCGGAGATTATTCCCCGTATTACTGATTTGTGGAAATCCTTGCCCGCCCAGTTGAGCAAGGAAAACAGGAAGTTTATCTATGGAGTGGTGCGCGAGGGGGCAAGAGCCCGGGAGTATGAGTTGGCCTTGCAGTGGCTGCTGGATGCCGGACTGATATATAAGGTATATAATGTGAAGGCTCCCCGACTGCCGCTTGCCAGTTATGAAGACCGGGCGGCCTTCAAGATCTTTGTCCTGGATGTCGGGCTTCTAGGTGCGATGTCTAATCTCAAGGCTGCGACAATAGTGGCTGGCAACACTATTTTTACCGAGTTTAAAGGGGCATTGACGGAACAGTATGTTTTGCAGCAGCTCATTCTCAGGTATGAACCGTATTATTATGCCAAGACCAACAGTACTCAGGAGATTGATTTTCTGCTCCAGGATGAGGAGGACGAGATTGTTCCGCTGGAGGTGAAAGCCGAGACGAATGTCAAGGCAAAGAGCCTGCGCCAGTTTGTTGCAGACAACCAGTCAAAGAAGGCCTATCGCATCTCCATGAATGATTATCTGCAGGAAGATTGGGTTACTAACGTACCGCTCTATGCGGTAAATGGTCTCGAATTTTATTCGATACAAAATTAA